GGTGAAGAGCGCGAGGAACACGACGAGCCAGAACCGGCGGCCGGACATGGACGCGGCCGTCGCCGGCGACACCGCCCCATTGCCGTACTTGCTCGACGGCTGGCGGACGAGGAGCAGCTTCGGCCCCGACATTGCCTTCATCTCTCCCTACCCCAGGCAACTGGAATGGCTGGTGCTCGAGTTCTTGTGCCCCTGTATTTGTTACACCATTTatgtgtgtgatgttgtggtCCGAGTGAAGAGCAGCAATGGTGTTAATACAAGGAGGGGTTTGGATGGAGAGAATGGCTCACCGCACCAGAATGACATCTCAGCCTTTCAGGGCGTGAGAGTTGGCCGGGGAATGCAGGTTTGGATGTGATGGCAGACAAGCCAAGCTAAGCTTAATTTAAGCAAAGTAGAATAAGACGAAGTTTTTttgagaaaaaaagaaataagcgTTCGATCAgtagttggcatgcatgtttGGCGAGAAAGCAATCTAGGTGAAAATTCACTTCGCTGCAGGTTTGCTTCGTAGTGGCTCAAATTCTGGTAGGTTTGGATGGGCACTCCTTTGATTTGGACACCGGAACTTTCTTCATCAGAATATGAACACTCCAAAAAACTTATGGATTTGGGGTAAATCAAAGGAACACCCTCCACCACACTAATTTCCCCCATGAATTACACTGGAACGGATTGTAAAGAACCCTGGCAGGCTACTACTTTCTTTCTTAGGCAATGTGAGGACCCATTGTTTTTTCCATATGGAACACACCAAAATGATGGTAATATGCCATTGACTGATGATAGAGGATCATCAGTAATTACCTGAACAGCTACAGGAGATGGCTCCAGATTTTGGAACTTGGAAGACGGGCAGCTTTCTGGCCATCAGACTCAAATATACCAAACAAAAGAAGGTTGCAGATACAACTATCATATTTGGTGAGAAAATTGTTGAATAAGGCTGAACCTCCTTTGACAAGGGTGACAGAAAAGAAGACTGGCCACTTGGGACTCAAGCGACTCACAGTCTAACAGATGTGGCATGCAGGAACTAACGTTTGTAGATGGGAGGTGGCTGTCGGTCTACTCTCCCCGttgccttcgagtgaagcctcggCAAAAGCACTGGCATGAAACACAATGACACGTACAAGTCCTAGACTGTTTCATGGTAACCTGAGCTCATTCAAACAAAGGAACTGCAGGTTTTTACTAATAGCAACAATCTAACTCGGACATGGACTGGTAAAAAGAAACTGAAATAATACTGAAAAGTACGGTAGCAGGTAGTGACAACATAGTTCTATCTTCTCAAAGATCCCCCCATGGATACCAATTCGTGGTGTCTGAATCAGCAGATCGTGATTAAAAGGGACAGAACATCAGTTAACTACCTTTCCATAGAGTATACGCGTTTAGTGACAGAGGATTTTTCTCACCATACAGGATTTTGATAACCTCAAGTGAATGACAGAGGATCATATCATGATTTACCACACCAGCAGCAAAAAGGTGCCATAAGAACACAGCACGGCGCAATGAAGCGCCGATTTCAGTTCATAATGCTCTACACTGGCTATGTATTTGCTTCAGTGAACAGGAGATGTATCTCTGGCATCCCTGTAGTGAAGAAGCGGTGAGCAGGTTCTACAAAATATCATGCGCATCATGATGAACGTCTGGGGCAACGACCGATATACAGTACCAAGGATTTATCACCAGGATCATGCGGCCCCGCACCAGTAGGCCAGGTGCTCGTCTTTGCGTGACGTGCTGAAGAGCCCACCGCATTTCAAGCAAATGAAGCTGCTGCCATCGTTGAAGGCGTCCAGGATAATCTGCTTCCTTCCACACTCAGCAAGTATGCAGGCCTCATCAGAATTCAACGCCGCGACAGGGTCGGAACCAGGTCCTGGTGGATTAGGGTTTGATGACTGAGCCTCTGCTATAGCACACTGTGCGAGCAAAGAAGCAAGCTCATCAACGTTGGGAGCAGGCTGCGATCTCTGCCTGTAGAGGTCACGTGCACGGTTCAGAGTCTGAATGAGAGCCTGTTCACCACCTTGAGACCTTATGGCCAAGAGCACCTGCATAATATTCCAGAGTTCAGTTCATTAGCAGAACTAGGGAAGGTGAAATTTATGTAAAGTAAATAGCAAAGGGCTCATCAGAATATTGTTTGACTAGGGAACGGGAACTGGACGCCCACCCAggcctgcttcttctccttcccacCATTGCTACAAACGCATATTGTTTGACTAGGGAACGGGAACTGGACGCCAGCCAGTTGGCTAGTGGCACGCAGCCGGCTGCGCAACCTACCCCACCATCCACGTTCGAGCCTTGGTTCTGCTGGGTGTGCGCCAACATTTTTTCTTAACAAAATACCGGAGGGGCTACTCCCTATTGGTACCTTTTTTTGCTAGGGAATGACTCCGGACAGAAGAATGAAAGAAATAATGCAATAGGAAAGTAGCTATTAATGCTATGAGTATTGGTGGCCGGTATCAATTTGCAAGTGTTGATTGGTGGTCGGTATCAGCAGGCAATTCCAGTCATATATAAGAGAAACAGGAAATGCTAGTGAATATAGCAGCATTGCTGTGAACGTCATTATGTAGGATTCACAGCACTCAAGTCCTGACGAAGACTGCACATTCCTCGTTTGGATTTTCTTAGGAAGGTCTATCCTATACATCAGATAGGAAATCATATATGTCCaatgcaaacatggcatgaatatccTAATCCTCTTATAAATTAGCACCACTGactgagcagtttcatcaaggtATCAAATCCTAACTTGTTGACTTCTCATTCGTGTCTTTTGTATCCCTATTTTGGGCTGTGAATAAATGGTTAAAATGGCCTTTCATGGCTACCAAGTGTATACGAGCCATGAGACAAACTTGCTTCCGAAGTACCACATCCTGCAGAAGGATAAGATTAAAGGTACCCTTGCGCTTAGCGCATCTCTCTATGTTAAGATTTTTTTTTCCGAGAAAACGCAGAAGACCTTTGTGTTTcattgcattgaaaacatagggagTACAGgtacaatcctcctaggaggcaTGAGTTACAAGGCTACCGCTCAGATCAGTGGACATCCCACGATTGTGGCAAAACGACCCTAAGTCCTTGAGCCCCGGTGGTTGCCCAGCAGCAGGTCTCTACCTTGATCTTGTCTAACAACTGTTCAGCCGATGTTAAGCATTGCATACTACCTTTGCCACTGTGACCTCACGACAGCTGAACAGGTAAGACAACACAGATTCACACCTTTGTTTGAAAGGTCAGGTAAGTGTGTGGAGGGCGTGGGGAGGCATTAGCCCACTTGAACTGTTTTCCCATCAAGATGTTGAGCCCAAAAATAACGGTCAGATAGAGTTATATATTTCAGGCAGGGGAGAGGTGACCGAGCACACAATCCAAACAACAGCAAAACTAGCAGATACAAACTTCACCAACTAATAGAGGCCAGAGGATGGGGAGAATAATCCCTGTTCATGAGTTATATAAATAATAAATGGTATAGACATCCCATTTCTCAACTCAATCGATGAAGAAAATTATTTGGGGTACCCCATTACTACCAAAAAATGAAAGAAACTAAGGTAACAAACTAGCATACCAACTAGGGGAGAACAGAAAGAGCAGAAAATAGGACTGTGCTGACACAAACAAATCATCAGAAAAACACACTATGAAACTGAAACCAAGTCTTATCAATTACCATAAGAAAATTACTAAATCTAGCTGCAGAATTGTGCGGGAAGTTCAAACACTTAGAAAATAATTAATTAGTAAAACTAGCTTCACAATTGCGCGGGAACTCAAAACTCTTTTAATGAAAACTATTGTAACTGTGTGGGACACTAGGAATACGCTCGAATCTATATTCGGCATGGCAATTACAATCCGAAATGAGATCTTGACAAGGATTAACAAAACAGGTTTACAAAACGGTATTGAGATCTAAACAAGGATTAACAAAACAGATCTACAAATGGGATATGAGATCTAGACAAGGATTAACAGAACAGATTTGTAGGCTACAATGCATCTGTTCTACTTGTCCACTTTGCAAGCTCAGTTCTCATAAGTTTGTAAACACCATCCCTAGAGCTTACTCAGCGTGCTAACAGAAATCGTTTAGTAAATAGCAAGTTGAAATACTGACAGGTCTGAGGTATGTACGAGCCTACGAGCGCTTTACATAGTGGAAGCATTTCCCTGTGTGTGCATCACTTGACAATCTTCCTCCCTTTTACCTCTCAGGAGGAGAAACATGAGAACAAACATGCTAGCCTAAGGGGAATATGGCCGAAAAGAACAGGTGCGCGTAAGTAGGGAGGCACCCACCCAAACACCTAAGCATCTTCTGGCACGAATCATACCTAACAAACCCTAAACCTCAGAGCCTAGAACCCTAAGACCTAGAACGAATCATAACACCTAACCCCTGTTTGTCGCTCCGCGCGAAATCCCAAGGCGGATTACGCCATGGAGAAGAGAAGACGGTCCAAAGCGAAACTGAAATCGGGGAAAACCCACCGCGTCCGTTTTAATCGCGTGATCAGCCTCTGGCGGGTGTGGAACTCGCTGATTTCCCGTTCTGCAACGCACGGCGAGGGTCGAGACGCCACGAAGCGCACGAAATGGAGGCGGAAGGGGAGAGGGGATGCGAGGGCAGAAAGAGCGAGGGGAGGGTTCTCACCGCCTGCAGCGCGAGGGACGGCTGGCCCTCCTGGAGCAGCCCGCGGGCGCGGGACAGCATGCTCCACCCATCTCCGGCCGCCGCTGGCTGCGGCTGCGGCGGCGGAGGCTGCTGTGGCTGGGGCTGGGGCGGATGCTCCGCGGGCTCCATCTCGACGTCGGACGGGTCCATCAGTGGCGCCCCCCGATCGACTGCGCGCTCTGGTATGCGCTCCGCCGCCGCGAGGTGCACGGCGTCGCGGGGTGATGGCTGGTCACTGCGGGCGACGGCTGCTCTGCGGCTGCGGTGCCACGCCTCCAGATGCTTCCAGGTGGTGTGTGCCTCCTCGGGCAGTCGGGGGCGGCCCTCGTATTCGGTTTCTAAAAGAATACACGCACGTGAAATCCTTCGAAAATTTACGAATTCGCCCCTGCCCCGTGTACTTTGCCGGATAGACGGTAGTCTTCAACACTCACCGGCAAACTTTTCTCATGTTTTCTTTAAAGAACAAACTTTATTGGATCATTAATGGGCGCGTTTGGTTGCATGCATAAGCCCAACCAGGTCCGTGTGAAAAGGATTCTGGTTGTTTCATTACCCTCCATATATTGTTCGGCATGTACGACATGGACTTCACTCCGAGTCAAGCCCAAAAACTACGTTTGGATTGGCAGTTTGTCAACAGCGAGGCTCGTGTGAAGCAGGGGGAGGGGCGACGTGGCGTGAGCTTGCGTGCATCTCTGAAAAATCGGCTCGAGGATTTCGGCTCACCTCCCTTCAATTCGGTCGTGCTATTTAGCCCCATCCTCTCATCGTTCAAAGCCCAGCCACCCTTCTCCCCCTGTCGAGCTTTCCCGCCGATGCGCATCGACACCGGTGACCAGGTAAGCGGAGGTCCTTCATCGATCGGCGGTCCACAACGGCAGCGACTCATGTCCTCAAATTTCTCcgaccctcccccctcccccgagCTGGAACCATGGCCTGTGTGAGTTCAATCATCTCTTTCTTTGTGTTCATTCTAGCTAGATCTGAGAGAATGTGGTCGTAGGGTTGACTTGCATTGATCTGTGAGCATATGCTAGATTTTGATGTAGTGGTAGCTATTTTGTGCTGGATCTGTGTAGCTAGAGTAGTATGATAGTGATGAACACTATGGATTCATAGCTAGTTGTGTAAGACTTGTAGCATGCTAGAGTAGCTATTTGTGATGAACACAATGGATTCATAGCTAGTTCTGATGTTGACGTATCTATTGGTTGTCGTATCTATTGATGATGGATTCATATCTAGTTAACATGTAAGCTCCTCCTTTCATAGATCGTCAGgttgtgatggtgtggtgttgTCTATGTTATGCTTACTGTCTATGCGTGATGCGACTGTAGTATATGACCATGTAGACACAAGATCTTAGTTAGGCCCTTGTCCTGTCCGACAGCCAGATCGCGGCCTCCTATGTCGAGGACTCGCAGCCCCTCGATCAGAACATGACTGGTGATTCAGATGTGTTCGAGGTTgattagagggggtgaataggcaactactaaTTTTTAGCTCTTTtaaaaaattagggttagcagCCAAAggcttgtctagatatgcaactaggtgaacaatctatatgatgctaacaacagcaCTAGCAAGCAAGCAAGGATATAACACAATAAATACTTGCACAAAGTATATgtgagaagtaaccacaagtgaaagcgatggagacgaggatgtgttactgaagttccttccctttaaggGGAAGTACATCTTCGTTGGAGCggtatggaggcacaatgctccccaggaagccactaaggccaccatattctcctcacgccattacacaatgcgaggtgttgtgattccactagtggtgcccttgaaggcgacggtcgaacatttacaaacaaggttggggcaatctccccaacttaattggaggctcccaacaccacCATGAATCTTCACCACAACAGGTTGTGGATTCTAGGTCACCTattccgtctaggatgctcaaacacccaagagtaacaagatcttcaAAGAGTTAGTGAGgataatcaaatttctcttggtggaagagtAGATCGAGGTCTTCTCCTCCGTACCCTAGAGCACCAACAAGTTTCGATGGCTAGGCGGAGAGATCAGGCGAAAATAAccttaggagcaacaatggaccTTGTGGAAAAGAGGTAGGTCGACTTGTGGAAGAAGAACCCTTATATAGAGGTGGGAAAAAGCTCATCATTTTCTGCCCCCAAGTCGCACATAAGCGGTAGTTCCTGCAGCACTAGAGGGCGGCAGTAATGTTGGAGTGGTAGTACTTCTCCCTAGCACGATACTACCGCTTATGATCTTCTCAAAAGGTCATAAACAGAAAGTAGTAGCTCCAAAGTGTTGGGAAGGACATAGGGTGCAAATGTCTACATGttgattccaccctaacctttTCAAATGCGGACTCCCTCTTGATAGTATggatttcctatgactcaaaaccacCGAAAAGAAATCATAAAAAAACATATGTCTTCCCTCTTAAACACCGATGAGAAACAAATCTGTGGAATCTAAATGCACACGGTTAGTCCGCAAAGCGCATTGTcgccaatcaccaaaaccactcaaagagaaatatgctctaacaatctccccctttttggtggattgatgacaacatgGGATTCGCACATAAGTTGAACATAAGGTCTAAGAAAATCCAACATCTACAAAATATAGACGGGCTCTACCTAGATGTGTGCCCTATCTtagtatgcttttggaatgcaaagagcGCACACTAGGATCAACATTCCCCATATATTTTATAGACACGACAACACTTGCAACAACATAATACGAGGGATAAGCATGGATGCAAGAGATAGTACGGGAGCATAAAGATAGAGCACAAGATATATATAATCTCACATGTTAACAAGGTAAGTAGACATAAAGATAAGTAGTAGGGTAGCATATGTCTAACACCATATAACAAGTACTCATAGGTTTCATAACCATAAACCAAGGCAAAGAAAAAAGAGTTCACGAGCAAAGAAAGCAATGGAAAATAAGACACTCGTGACTCAAGAAATACCTAAAACTCTCTCCACCTTTTGCATCAAGACACCAAAAGGGCACGAAGCACTAGAATGGTCCAAGGTGATAGAAGCACTCCAGATCATCCTCACCACTCGTCGTGCTCATTGGACTCCTCATTTGTAGCTGCAAGCAGATCCTCCTCTGAGTCAGTCCACTTGCAATGTTGCGTGGTCCACTCCTCCTCATCCATGATCTTCTCCTCAGACCCGCTGGCAACCACTAGACCAGGCTACCTCATAATCATCTTGTCGCGACTACAAGCCTCCTTGTCTGCCACATGTGCCTTGTACTAAGCCTGTGCCTAAAGAGAGAAAAGCCTCTTCATCTTCGACTTGAGCATGGAAGCCCATGATGGTTCAGTCTTCGTCGGTGGAACAAACTCGTAGTAtggctcatcatcatcattagaatCAATGGGGGGAATCTCACGAACAACATGTGTAGTGCCCCAATTCTCCTTCAAACGCAACTTGAGCACCCCATGAGTCACCATGTGCTTAGTGTCAAGGGGCTCACCTAAGAATTCAACAACGCACGTCTCCTCAATCAGCTTAAATATATAAGGGCAATAGATGGGCACCTTCTAGTCAAGCACCACTGAACAAAGATCACACCACATAATACgggcaatgatacgtctccaacgtatctacaattttttattgttccatgctattacattatcggttttggatgttttatatgcattaatatgctgttttatattacttttgggactaacttattaatctagagcctagtgctagtttatgtttttttccatgtttttgagtcttgcaaataaggaatattaaacggagtccaaacggaacaaaatttccggaatgatttttcttggacgagaagaaacccagaagacttggagtagggggcaggacacctgtcgggaggccacaagcctacagggtgcgtcccctggcttgtgggtccgctGCATGTCTCCTagccctattcttcggcctaaaaattcccaaatatccccctATCGCTAAAAAGAgctacgaaaatactttttctctGCCGAGAGCCTCTGTTACCGTGAGATCCAacctgggagccttttccagtaatctgtcggagagagaattgatcacggagggcatctacatcaactccattacccctccgatgatgcgtgagtagttcaccacagacctacaggtccatagctagtagctatatggcgtcttctctctctttgatctgcaataccatgttcttcatgatcttcatggagatctattcgatgtaatactattttgcggtgtgtttgtcgatatacgatgaattgtgagtttatattcagattatctatgaatattatttgaatctcttctggaTTATTATATACAtgttttcatatcttagcaagtctctttgagttattggtttggtttggccaactagattggtgatacgtcccaaacgtatctataatttatgtttgttccatgatctttttgggtgacattgtaatatgttttgctatacttttatacctttttacacatatttggactaacctactaactcagtgcacccagtgccagtttctgtctgctgatgtcttttttgcagggaattTTACCCCAATTTCCAAAGCcctaaaaatcccgagaaaaatatataaaaatcagtgtgacggaagcttcatgaAGTGCCAAGATGgttcagaggggagccaggcctcactcagacggccacctggcgcgggccccctcctggccacgccaccaggtcgcctgggcggctggtccaccctctggtgccctccttcggcctatatttacctctccgatagaaAACCCTATCataagatccagaatcgcgaatttctgcaCCGTTCCGccaccacagcgcttccgagatcgggagcgccaggagaccacttctcgacaccctgccggaaggaggattgacctccgggagattctccaccaccatggacgcttcccggacgtgtcgtgagttgtcttccttggaccatgagtccatgaccagtagctatgtgatttcttctctccaatcttgtgttttaatgttagcccttgtgagctgccctacatgatcaaggcatctatgtaattgacctgctgttgctatgatgtgcttgttgggatccaatggattatgagattatgttcacattgtgataactatatttggttctccttttatattatgttcttgagtaattcatgcatgttctccgttgctttttattgcttttgtcgagtagtagattgtaac
This genomic stretch from Hordeum vulgare subsp. vulgare chromosome 6H, MorexV3_pseudomolecules_assembly, whole genome shotgun sequence harbors:
- the LOC123403346 gene encoding uncharacterized protein LOC123403346, translated to MDPSDVEMEPAEHPPQPQPQQPPPPQPQPAAAGDGWSMLSRARGLLQEGQPSLALQAVLLAIRSQGGEQALIQTLNRARDLYRQRSQPAPNVDELASLLAQCAIAEAQSSNPNPPGPGSDPVAALNSDEACILAECGRKQIILDAFNDGSSFICLKCGGLFSTSRKDEHLAYWCGAA